A portion of the Rhodanobacter sp. AS-Z3 genome contains these proteins:
- a CDS encoding Maf family protein, protein MNEAVNSPRIVLGSTSRYRAELLRRLITDFEQAAPGTDEAALPGEAPAARALRLAVAKADAIAQHYPDALVIGSDQVAALGDLILDKPGSMERACAQLAASSGHDVDFHTALCVVDTRNHRHYTHVDHTRVRFRTLHADEIRRYVEREQPLDCAGSFKCEGLGISLFESIDNRDPSALIGLPLIALARLLREAGVSLP, encoded by the coding sequence ATGAACGAAGCCGTGAATTCACCACGCATCGTGCTTGGCTCCACCTCGCGCTATCGCGCCGAACTGTTGCGCCGATTGATTACCGATTTCGAACAGGCGGCTCCGGGTACGGACGAGGCGGCATTGCCCGGCGAAGCACCGGCAGCGCGCGCCCTGCGCCTGGCCGTGGCCAAGGCCGATGCTATCGCGCAGCACTATCCAGATGCGCTGGTGATCGGCTCCGATCAGGTGGCTGCACTGGGTGATCTGATCCTGGACAAGCCGGGCAGCATGGAGCGCGCCTGCGCCCAGCTTGCCGCCAGCTCCGGTCACGACGTCGACTTCCACACCGCGTTGTGCGTGGTGGACACCCGTAACCATCGGCATTACACCCACGTCGACCACACCCGCGTGCGCTTCCGCACACTTCACGCCGACGAAATCCGTCGCTATGTGGAGCGCGAGCAACCGCTGGATTGTGCCGGCAGTTTCAAGTGCGAAGGCCTCGGCATCAGCCTGTTCGAGAGTATCGACAACCGTGACCCCAGTGCCCTGATCGGGCTCCCACTGATTGCGCTGGCACGACTGCTGCGCGAAGCCGGCGTCAGCCTGCCCTGA
- a CDS encoding YceD family protein: MVSARRSFQGTLPVASMSRLCEALADTAGSVHFELDFGRDSLGISYVDVRATVSLSVTCQRTLEPFELPVTVDARLGLIRQEREEAGLPPDCEPLLVAEDGRLNPADVIEDELLLALPLIPINPNSSLPDEVISHEPEDSGEGQRENPFAVLRELKK; this comes from the coding sequence ATGGTCTCGGCGCGGCGTTCGTTCCAGGGAACGCTTCCTGTAGCGTCCATGTCACGCCTGTGCGAGGCGTTGGCGGATACCGCGGGATCGGTGCATTTCGAGCTGGATTTCGGGCGCGATTCGCTGGGCATAAGCTATGTCGATGTGCGTGCCACCGTATCGCTGAGCGTGACATGTCAGCGCACGTTGGAGCCGTTTGAACTGCCGGTGACGGTGGATGCACGGCTCGGCCTGATCAGACAGGAGCGCGAAGAGGCCGGCTTGCCGCCTGATTGCGAACCGCTGCTGGTGGCCGAGGATGGCCGGTTGAATCCGGCGGATGTAATAGAAGACGAATTGCTGTTGGCGCTGCCGCTCATTCCGATCAACCCGAATAGCAGCCTGCCCGACGAAGTGATCAGCCACGAACCGGAAGACTCCGGCGAAGGGCAACGAGAAAATCCGTTCGCAGTATTGCGCGAGCTGAAGAAGTAA
- the fabD gene encoding ACP S-malonyltransferase, whose protein sequence is MSSTAASLAFVFPGQGSQSVGMLAALAAAHNEVQATFDEASQGAGVDLWSLSAQGPEDQLNSTQNTQPALLAASVAVWRVWQKLGGAQPAQMAGHSLGEYSALVCADALSLHDAAALVAERGRLMQAAVPAGVGAMAAILGGDDAQIAAVCEEMAQGQVVAPANFNSPGQLVIAGNTEAVDRVLARLAELGVKKAIKLAVSVPSHCALMRDAADQLGERMATIAWKLPAVPVIQNADACSYGSVEEIRGALQRQLYMPVRWTECVQALAVSGATRMAECGPGKVLSGLIKRIDKSIEARAIGAPADIDAALVEWV, encoded by the coding sequence ATGAGTTCAACCGCTGCCTCGCTTGCTTTCGTCTTTCCCGGCCAGGGTTCGCAGTCGGTCGGCATGCTTGCCGCGCTGGCCGCCGCGCACAATGAAGTGCAGGCCACCTTTGACGAAGCTTCGCAAGGTGCCGGTGTTGATCTGTGGAGCCTCAGCGCGCAGGGTCCGGAAGATCAGCTCAACAGCACCCAGAACACGCAGCCGGCGCTGCTCGCGGCCAGCGTGGCAGTGTGGCGGGTCTGGCAGAAGTTGGGTGGCGCACAGCCAGCGCAAATGGCCGGACACAGTCTTGGCGAATACAGCGCGCTGGTTTGCGCTGACGCACTGTCCCTGCACGACGCAGCGGCACTGGTCGCCGAGCGGGGTCGACTGATGCAGGCGGCGGTGCCGGCGGGAGTGGGCGCGATGGCGGCGATCCTCGGTGGCGATGACGCGCAGATTGCGGCGGTGTGCGAGGAAATGGCGCAAGGCCAGGTAGTAGCTCCGGCGAATTTCAACTCGCCCGGTCAACTGGTGATTGCCGGCAATACCGAAGCGGTTGATCGCGTCTTGGCCCGCCTGGCCGAGTTGGGCGTGAAAAAGGCGATCAAGCTGGCGGTGTCGGTGCCGTCGCATTGCGCCTTGATGCGCGATGCAGCGGACCAGCTGGGTGAGCGAATGGCGACGATCGCCTGGAAGCTGCCCGCGGTGCCGGTGATCCAGAATGCGGACGCCTGCAGTTACGGCAGCGTCGAGGAAATTCGCGGTGCCCTGCAGCGCCAGCTTTACATGCCGGTGCGCTGGACCGAGTGCGTGCAGGCGCTGGCCGTCAGTGGTGCCACCCGGATGGCCGAGTGCGGCCCCGGCAAGGTGCTGTCCGGCCTGATCAAGCGTATCGACAAGAGCATTGAGGCACGCGCCATTGGCGCACCGGCAGATATCGATGCCGCGCTTGTCGAGTGGGTATGA
- a CDS encoding DUF58 domain-containing protein has product MRGLLQPLQRWAEGRLPALTRYRRPESLPITLHRRRIYIVPTGFGLGFSILLLVMLTGALNYNNNAALLLTCLLGAASAASMLVAFRNLDSLRLAHIRAGQAVAGDPLTLTLAFDSSRPREAIRVDLGETTLAFTLDGRSSANAQLSLPTEIRGWQSLPRVRVWTCWPLGMFRAWSWLHPEQSVLVWPRAEGAGPAPRAPADDARQMQLQRGDELAALRDYRVGDPRRHIAWKRSARHENLLVKEFEQPHSRPQWQLDWRQLHGMENEARIARLARWLNEAETQRCSYSLWLPDNEIDSSSGPLHYARCMNALAQLP; this is encoded by the coding sequence ATGCGCGGCCTGCTGCAACCGCTGCAACGATGGGCCGAGGGCCGGCTGCCCGCGCTGACCCGTTATCGTCGCCCGGAAAGCCTGCCGATCACCTTGCACCGGCGCCGCATCTACATCGTGCCGACCGGCTTTGGGCTGGGCTTTTCCATACTGCTGCTGGTGATGCTGACGGGCGCGCTGAACTACAACAACAACGCGGCCTTGTTGCTGACCTGCCTGCTCGGCGCTGCCAGTGCCGCAAGCATGCTGGTGGCATTCCGCAACCTGGACAGCCTGCGCCTTGCGCATATTCGCGCCGGCCAGGCCGTGGCCGGCGACCCGCTCACGCTCACGCTCGCGTTTGATTCCTCGCGCCCCCGCGAGGCCATCCGCGTGGATCTGGGTGAAACCACGCTGGCTTTCACGCTTGATGGACGCAGCAGTGCCAATGCGCAACTTTCTCTGCCCACGGAAATACGTGGCTGGCAGAGCTTGCCGCGCGTGCGTGTATGGACCTGCTGGCCGCTAGGCATGTTCCGCGCATGGAGCTGGCTGCATCCCGAGCAATCGGTGCTGGTCTGGCCACGTGCCGAAGGCGCCGGGCCGGCACCCCGTGCGCCGGCCGATGATGCCCGGCAGATGCAGTTGCAACGCGGTGATGAGCTGGCCGCGTTGCGCGACTATCGGGTCGGCGATCCGCGCCGCCACATCGCATGGAAAAGGAGTGCCCGACACGAGAACCTGCTGGTCAAGGAATTCGAACAACCGCACAGTCGCCCACAGTGGCAACTCGACTGGCGTCAGCTGCACGGCATGGAGAACGAAGCACGCATTGCGCGCCTGGCGCGCTGGCTGAACGAGGCCGAGACACAGCGTTGCAGCTACAGCCTGTGGCTGCCCGACAACGAGATCGACAGCAGCAGCGGTCCGCTGCATTACGCGCGCTGCATGAATGCGCTGGCCCAACTGCCATGA
- the acpP gene encoding acyl carrier protein, translating into MSTIEERVKKIVIEQLGVKEDEVTANASFVDDLGADSLDTVELVMALEEEFETEIPDEDAEKITTVQQAVDYIKAHSKD; encoded by the coding sequence ATGAGCACCATCGAAGAGCGCGTCAAGAAAATCGTCATCGAGCAGTTGGGCGTGAAGGAAGATGAAGTCACGGCGAACGCTTCGTTCGTTGACGACCTGGGCGCAGATTCGCTGGACACGGTGGAACTGGTGATGGCACTCGAAGAAGAGTTCGAGACCGAGATTCCGGATGAAGATGCCGAGAAGATCACCACCGTGCAGCAGGCCGTCGATTACATCAAGGCCCACTCCAAGGATTGA
- a CDS encoding MoxR family ATPase, giving the protein MPPSHEEPLPQRLDAAMAQVNLVLLGKPRQVKLAFACLIAGGHLLLEDVPGVGKTTLAHALAATFALEFQRVQFTSDLLPSDIIGVSVYERETAQFRFHPGPIFTGLLLADEINRASPKTQSALLEAMAEGQVTVDGQTHTLAQPFFVVATQNPLDLNGTFPLPDSQLDRFMLRLSLDYPDAAAERDLLGGSNRRDLLAQLTPKLDATALLELHRQSQAITASGALLDYLQALLTASRRHADIRVGLSPRAGLALLSVARAWALLHRRNHVLPEDLQALFIPLAAHRVLPARGANGDTLARQLLAEVAVD; this is encoded by the coding sequence ATGCCACCGTCTCACGAAGAACCCCTGCCGCAACGATTGGATGCCGCCATGGCCCAGGTCAACCTGGTGCTGCTGGGCAAGCCGCGACAGGTGAAACTTGCCTTTGCCTGCCTGATCGCCGGCGGCCACCTGCTGCTGGAAGATGTGCCCGGTGTGGGCAAAACCACGCTGGCCCACGCGCTGGCGGCGACGTTCGCGCTGGAATTCCAACGTGTGCAATTCACCAGCGACTTGCTGCCGTCGGACATCATCGGCGTCAGCGTCTACGAACGCGAAACGGCACAATTCCGCTTCCATCCCGGCCCGATTTTCACCGGCCTGTTGCTGGCCGACGAAATCAATCGCGCCAGCCCCAAAACGCAAAGCGCTCTGCTCGAAGCAATGGCCGAAGGACAGGTCACCGTGGACGGCCAGACGCACACGCTGGCGCAACCGTTCTTCGTGGTCGCCACCCAAAATCCGCTGGATCTGAACGGCACCTTCCCGCTGCCCGACTCCCAGCTCGACCGCTTCATGCTGCGACTGTCACTGGACTATCCCGACGCCGCTGCCGAGCGCGACCTGCTCGGCGGCAGCAACCGGCGCGACCTGCTGGCACAACTGACCCCCAAGCTGGATGCGACGGCGCTGCTCGAACTGCATCGCCAGTCACAAGCCATCACCGCCAGCGGCGCCCTGCTCGACTACCTGCAGGCGTTGCTGACCGCCAGTCGGCGACATGCCGACATTCGCGTGGGGTTATCACCGCGTGCCGGCCTGGCCCTGCTCAGCGTCGCACGTGCATGGGCCTTGCTTCACCGCCGCAACCACGTGTTGCCGGAAGACCTCCAGGCGTTGTTCATTCCGCTGGCCGCCCATCGGGTGCTGCCCGCACGTGGCGCCAACGGCGACACGCTGGCGCGACAGTTGCTGGCCGAGGTAGCGGTGGATTGA
- the fabF gene encoding beta-ketoacyl-ACP synthase II, with amino-acid sequence MSKRRVVVTGMGIISPVGNDIASAWDRVVKGVSGIGPVTHFDTSAYSTRIAGQVADFEPADWMPVKDVKKMDPFIHYGVAAGTQALRDSGLEVTEANAPRIGVAVGAGIGGLHTIESTALELAAKGPRRVSPFYVPSSIINMVSGQLSIMFGLKGPNIACVTACTTGTHNIGLAARMIQYGDADAMIAGGAEFATTGTAMAGFCSAKAMSTRNDEPTKASRPWDKDRDGFVLSDGSGVLMLEEYEHAKARGARIYAELVGFGMSGDAFHMTAPSEGGEGAARCMQTALNDAGLNPAEVQYVNAHGTSTPLGDLGEVMAAKRVFGDHAYKLAMSSTKSTTGHLLGAAGGVEAIFTVLALRDQVLPPTINLDNPSEGCDLDFVAHTAREAKFDVAISNSFGFGGTNGTLAFRRI; translated from the coding sequence ATGAGCAAGCGACGTGTAGTAGTGACCGGCATGGGCATCATCTCGCCGGTCGGCAACGACATCGCCAGCGCCTGGGACCGTGTCGTCAAGGGCGTCAGCGGGATCGGCCCGGTCACGCATTTCGATACCTCCGCTTATTCCACGCGCATTGCCGGTCAGGTTGCTGATTTCGAACCGGCTGACTGGATGCCGGTCAAAGACGTCAAGAAGATGGACCCGTTCATCCACTACGGCGTGGCGGCGGGTACCCAGGCCTTGCGCGATTCCGGCCTCGAAGTGACCGAGGCCAACGCGCCGCGTATCGGCGTGGCCGTAGGCGCCGGTATCGGTGGCCTGCATACGATCGAGTCCACCGCGCTGGAGCTTGCCGCGAAGGGGCCGCGTCGCGTGTCGCCGTTCTACGTGCCCAGCTCGATCATCAACATGGTGTCGGGCCAGCTTTCGATCATGTTCGGCCTGAAGGGTCCCAACATCGCCTGCGTCACCGCCTGCACCACCGGCACCCACAACATCGGGCTGGCGGCGCGGATGATCCAGTACGGCGATGCCGACGCGATGATCGCCGGCGGCGCCGAGTTCGCCACCACCGGTACCGCGATGGCCGGCTTCTGTTCGGCCAAGGCGATGTCCACCCGCAACGACGAGCCGACCAAGGCCAGTCGCCCGTGGGACAAGGACCGTGACGGCTTCGTGTTGTCCGATGGTTCGGGCGTGCTGATGCTGGAAGAGTACGAGCATGCCAAGGCCCGTGGTGCGCGCATCTATGCCGAGCTTGTCGGTTTCGGCATGAGTGGCGACGCGTTCCACATGACCGCACCGAGTGAGGGTGGCGAGGGCGCGGCGCGTTGCATGCAGACAGCGCTGAACGATGCCGGCCTCAATCCCGCCGAGGTGCAGTACGTCAATGCGCATGGCACGTCCACGCCGCTGGGTGATCTGGGCGAAGTGATGGCGGCGAAGAGGGTATTTGGCGATCACGCCTACAAACTGGCGATGAGTTCGACCAAGTCGACCACCGGTCACCTGTTGGGTGCGGCGGGCGGTGTCGAGGCAATCTTCACCGTGCTGGCGCTGCGTGACCAGGTGCTGCCGCCGACGATCAACCTGGACAATCCCAGCGAAGGTTGCGATCTGGATTTCGTGGCCCACACGGCGCGCGAGGCGAAGTTCGACGTGGCGATTTCCAACTCGTTCGGCTTTGGCGGTACCAACGGCACGCTGGCCTTCCGTCGCATCTGA
- a CDS encoding DUF3488 and transglutaminase-like domain-containing protein produces the protein MSWLRTARSERPIDTRAFDLLSLTLAVVLGLHASHMPWWLVATLGLVLGWRWWQRRRRTGRVPRWLKLPMLVLLTLAVILQYGNIFGREPGTALAVGLLVLKLLETETIRDARVGISFACFALMAALLFDQGMVITFIVALGLLPALATLRALEPAQTSHSLPRSLLPGLALTTAALPLALLAFLLVPRLDSPLWGAPTPNQAITGLADSMSPGAFSELLLDDSPAMRISFDGTPPDRSQRYFRAYVMNGYDGFTWKFSDRLGLAPATLEVTGAAHYHVSLLATHQNVLPTLDVPIDAPEGAHLRADRVLMAEKPVNDTLSYSLSSATQYRLEPELGTHRRRWLLLPDGFNPRTLALGQKWRQQNGADDAAIVRAGLALFHDGGFRYTLNPAPLGRNATDDFLFDTREGFCEHYASAFTVLMRAAGIPARVVTGYQGGYWNKFGNYLLVRNSDAHAWSEVWLAGRGWVRVDPTAAVRPERVSLGAAAAAGDQLGWYHTDWLQGFRNHWDIVNRWWDQGVIGFDALRQRSLLTPFGIRDTDTATLGWLLAISSMLFIALGLAWALLRRQPRDPLRDALRELERKLARKGIVRRTGEGPQHYLLRAARGLPAQREEITDLMTQYLELRYAYIEPPTEPLHSFARAVRNFRITSVVK, from the coding sequence ATGAGCTGGCTGCGCACGGCCCGATCCGAACGGCCCATCGATACCCGCGCCTTCGATCTGCTCAGCCTGACCCTGGCCGTGGTGCTCGGCCTGCACGCCTCGCACATGCCATGGTGGCTGGTCGCCACGCTGGGCCTGGTACTTGGCTGGCGCTGGTGGCAGCGACGGCGCCGGACCGGCCGCGTGCCGCGCTGGCTGAAGCTGCCGATGCTGGTCTTGCTGACCCTCGCGGTGATCCTGCAATACGGCAATATTTTCGGACGCGAACCGGGTACGGCGCTCGCCGTCGGCCTGCTGGTGCTGAAACTGCTGGAGACCGAAACCATCCGCGACGCCCGCGTGGGCATCAGCTTCGCCTGTTTCGCGTTGATGGCCGCGTTATTGTTCGACCAAGGCATGGTGATCACCTTCATCGTCGCGCTGGGCCTGCTGCCGGCATTGGCCACCTTGCGGGCACTCGAACCCGCACAGACAAGCCACAGCCTGCCCCGCTCACTACTGCCGGGCCTGGCATTGACCACCGCCGCTTTGCCACTGGCACTGCTGGCCTTTCTGCTGGTGCCCCGTCTCGATTCGCCGCTATGGGGTGCACCAACACCCAACCAGGCCATCACCGGACTCGCCGACAGCATGTCACCGGGTGCGTTCTCCGAGCTGTTGCTGGATGACAGCCCCGCCATGCGCATCAGCTTCGATGGCACGCCGCCCGACCGCAGCCAGCGCTACTTCCGTGCCTACGTGATGAACGGTTACGACGGTTTCACCTGGAAGTTTAGCGATCGCCTCGGATTGGCGCCCGCAACGCTGGAAGTCACCGGCGCCGCGCATTACCACGTCAGTCTGCTCGCCACCCACCAGAACGTGCTGCCGACACTCGATGTGCCGATCGATGCGCCCGAGGGAGCACACCTGCGCGCCGACCGCGTGCTGATGGCGGAAAAGCCGGTCAACGACACGCTCTCCTACAGCCTGAGTTCGGCTACGCAGTACCGACTGGAGCCCGAACTTGGCACGCATCGGCGCCGCTGGCTGTTGTTGCCCGACGGATTCAATCCACGAACACTGGCACTCGGCCAAAAGTGGCGTCAGCAAAACGGCGCTGACGATGCCGCGATCGTGCGTGCCGGACTCGCCCTGTTTCACGACGGCGGCTTTCGCTACACGCTGAATCCAGCACCGCTGGGTCGCAATGCCACAGACGACTTTCTGTTCGACACCCGCGAAGGATTCTGCGAACACTATGCCTCTGCGTTCACCGTGTTGATGCGCGCCGCAGGCATCCCCGCGCGCGTGGTCACCGGCTATCAGGGCGGTTACTGGAACAAGTTCGGTAATTACCTGCTGGTGCGCAACTCCGATGCCCACGCCTGGAGCGAAGTGTGGCTGGCCGGACGCGGCTGGGTACGCGTTGACCCCACCGCAGCCGTTCGTCCGGAGCGGGTATCGCTAGGTGCGGCAGCCGCCGCCGGCGACCAGTTGGGCTGGTATCACACTGACTGGTTGCAGGGATTTCGCAATCACTGGGACATTGTCAACCGTTGGTGGGATCAAGGCGTTATCGGGTTTGACGCCTTGCGTCAGCGCAGTCTGCTGACACCCTTCGGCATTCGCGATACCGACACGGCAACGCTGGGCTGGCTACTCGCCATCAGCAGCATGCTGTTCATCGCGCTGGGACTGGCCTGGGCCTTGCTGCGCCGGCAACCGCGCGACCCGCTCCGCGACGCACTGCGCGAACTGGAGCGCAAGCTGGCACGCAAAGGTATCGTGCGCCGCACTGGCGAAGGCCCACAGCACTATCTGCTCCGCGCAGCCCGCGGGCTACCGGCTCAGCGCGAAGAAATCACGGACCTGATGACGCAGTATCTTGAGCTGCGCTATGCCTATATCGAACCGCCAACTGAACCACTGCACAGCTTCGCTCGCGCCGTACGGAATTTCCGCATCACCTCTGTGGTCAAATAG
- the fabG gene encoding 3-oxoacyl-ACP reductase FabG, with protein MSKPLQGEIALVTGASRGIGAAIADELAAMGATVIGTATSDGGAAAIGERMGPHGGHGRVLNVTDSAAVEGLVEAIAKEFGAVSILVNNAGITRDQLLMRMKEDDWQAIIDTNLTSVYRTSKAVMRGMMKAKKGRIISIASVIGLTGNPGQSNYAAAKAGIIAFSKSLAREIGSRGITVNVVAPGFIDTDMTRALPEDAKQAMLGQIALGRLGEAKDIASAVGFLASPAAAYITGETLHVNGGMYMP; from the coding sequence ATGAGCAAACCATTGCAAGGTGAGATCGCGCTGGTCACCGGTGCCAGCCGTGGCATCGGCGCGGCGATCGCGGACGAACTGGCCGCGATGGGCGCCACGGTGATCGGCACGGCGACCAGCGACGGCGGTGCTGCCGCCATCGGTGAGCGCATGGGCCCCCACGGCGGTCACGGTCGCGTGTTGAATGTCACCGATAGTGCGGCGGTCGAGGGCCTGGTCGAGGCGATCGCCAAGGAATTCGGTGCTGTTTCAATTCTGGTCAACAATGCCGGCATCACCCGCGACCAGCTGTTGATGCGGATGAAGGAAGACGATTGGCAGGCGATCATCGACACCAACCTCACCTCGGTCTATCGCACCTCGAAAGCGGTGATGCGCGGCATGATGAAGGCGAAGAAGGGGCGCATCATATCGATCGCCTCGGTGATCGGTCTCACCGGCAATCCGGGGCAGTCCAATTATGCGGCAGCCAAGGCCGGCATCATTGCCTTCTCCAAGTCGCTGGCACGCGAGATCGGCAGCCGCGGCATTACCGTCAATGTGGTTGCGCCGGGCTTCATTGATACCGACATGACCCGCGCGCTGCCCGAAGATGCCAAGCAGGCGATGCTGGGGCAGATCGCCCTGGGGCGCCTGGGTGAGGCGAAGGATATCGCGAGCGCCGTCGGTTTCCTGGCTTCGCCAGCCGCCGCGTATATCACCGGAGAAACACTGCACGTCAACGGCGGGATGTACATGCCGTAG
- the rpmF gene encoding 50S ribosomal protein L32 — MAVAKSRRTPSTRGMRRSHDSLTTAQLSTDPTSGEVHLRHHVTKDGYYRGKKVIETKGAVSVED, encoded by the coding sequence ATGGCAGTTGCCAAGAGCCGCCGCACCCCGTCCACCCGCGGCATGCGCCGTTCGCACGACTCGCTGACGACCGCGCAGCTGTCGACCGATCCGACCAGTGGTGAGGTGCATCTGCGCCACCACGTCACCAAGGACGGTTACTACCGTGGCAAGAAAGTGATCGAGACCAAGGGCGCCGTGTCGGTCGAGGATTGA
- a CDS encoding aminodeoxychorismate synthase component I has product MTCHRRILDGRRDLLAPAASFPARYPCLLESVVHGTAQSRYDILFGFPEGSLSLQADGCLRNGEGVVSEGRFLDALDAAWQAERLSPADDGLPFHGGWVLLLAYELAGEIEPGLALRPPVGLPLALAVRCPAAVIVDHLRECTILIAESGREELLDQLESDLAVMPSIAPMAQLSAWDEDTPQQFLDGVERIHEHLYAGDIFQVNLSRSWRARYAQPPTPASLYAVLRQANPAPFAGLLQQPGWAVVSSSPERLVEVRGGVAQTRPIAGTRARLQGDDEMARIRELSAHPKERAEHVMLIDLERNDLGRVCVPGSVEVDELMVVESYTHVHHIVSNVRGRLRRDVTPGEVIAATFPGGTITGCPKVRCMEIIAALEDAPRGAYTGALGYLDRNGELDLNILIRTLTLLGNEVSLRAGAGIVADSLAASELEETRAKARGLLRALGVPD; this is encoded by the coding sequence GTGACTTGCCATCGTCGCATTCTGGACGGCCGACGCGATCTGCTCGCGCCGGCCGCTTCATTTCCCGCACGCTATCCATGCCTGCTGGAAAGCGTGGTGCATGGCACGGCGCAGTCGCGCTACGACATCTTGTTTGGCTTCCCTGAAGGCTCGTTGAGTCTGCAGGCGGATGGCTGCTTGCGGAACGGCGAAGGAGTCGTGAGCGAAGGCCGATTTCTCGACGCATTGGATGCGGCTTGGCAAGCCGAGCGCCTGTCTCCCGCTGACGACGGCCTGCCGTTCCACGGCGGCTGGGTGTTGCTGTTGGCCTATGAGTTGGCGGGTGAGATCGAGCCGGGTCTGGCACTGCGGCCGCCGGTCGGATTGCCGCTGGCGTTGGCCGTGCGTTGCCCTGCCGCAGTGATCGTGGACCACCTGCGCGAATGCACGATCCTGATTGCCGAATCCGGTAGAGAAGAACTTCTCGATCAGCTCGAATCCGATCTGGCGGTCATGCCTTCGATCGCGCCGATGGCGCAGCTCTCCGCTTGGGATGAGGACACGCCGCAGCAGTTCCTCGATGGCGTGGAGCGCATCCACGAGCATCTTTACGCTGGCGATATTTTCCAGGTAAACCTGTCGCGGTCATGGCGTGCACGTTATGCGCAGCCGCCGACACCAGCTTCGCTTTACGCCGTATTGCGCCAGGCCAACCCTGCACCGTTTGCCGGCCTGCTGCAGCAGCCGGGCTGGGCGGTAGTCAGCTCCTCGCCCGAGCGCCTGGTCGAAGTACGTGGTGGCGTGGCGCAGACCCGACCGATTGCCGGCACGCGCGCACGCCTGCAGGGCGATGATGAGATGGCGCGCATCCGTGAACTCAGCGCACATCCCAAGGAGCGCGCCGAGCACGTGATGTTGATTGATCTGGAGCGCAACGATCTTGGCCGGGTCTGCGTACCGGGATCGGTCGAGGTTGACGAATTGATGGTGGTGGAGAGCTATACCCACGTTCACCACATCGTGTCCAATGTGCGCGGACGCTTGCGCCGCGACGTAACGCCTGGCGAGGTGATTGCGGCGACCTTTCCCGGCGGCACGATTACCGGTTGCCCGAAGGTGCGCTGCATGGAAATCATCGCGGCACTGGAAGATGCGCCGCGTGGCGCCTATACCGGTGCGCTGGGCTATCTTGATCGCAACGGTGAGCTGGACTTGAACATACTGATTCGCACGCTGACCTTGCTGGGCAACGAAGTAAGTCTGCGCGCCGGTGCCGGCATCGTGGCGGATTCGCTGGCCGCCAGCGAGCTGGAGGAAACCCGCGCCAAGGCACGCGGGTTGCTGCGCGCACTCGGAGTGCCGGACTGA
- a CDS encoding beta-ketoacyl-ACP synthase III: protein MAQIYSRIIATGSALPERVVTNADLEKIVETSDEWILSRTGIRQRHIAADGQTTGDLAFQAAQQALETAGIKASELDLIILGTTTPDIIFPSTACLVQHRLGANGCAAFDVNAACSGFVYALGIADKFIKSGQSKKVLVIGAETLTRMVDWTDRQTCVLFGDGAGAVVLEASSEPGIYATCLHADGGHKELLYNPVGVSVGFKDEPNHGVRIHMAGREVFKVAVKTLDSLVEETLSAAGMNESQIDWLIPHQANLRIIEATAKRLNMSMERVIVTVDKHANTSSGSVPLALDYAVRSGKAQRGQNLLLEAFGGGFTWASALLRY from the coding sequence ATGGCCCAGATCTACTCCCGCATCATTGCCACCGGCAGCGCACTGCCCGAGCGCGTGGTAACCAATGCCGACCTGGAAAAGATCGTCGAGACGAGCGACGAGTGGATTCTCAGCCGCACCGGCATTCGCCAGCGTCACATCGCTGCCGATGGTCAGACCACGGGAGATCTGGCGTTTCAGGCGGCTCAGCAAGCGCTGGAGACGGCGGGCATCAAGGCGTCCGAGCTCGACCTGATCATCCTGGGCACGACCACGCCGGACATCATTTTTCCGTCCACCGCCTGTCTGGTGCAGCATCGCCTGGGCGCCAACGGCTGTGCGGCCTTCGACGTCAACGCGGCGTGCTCGGGCTTCGTCTACGCGCTGGGCATCGCCGACAAGTTCATCAAGAGCGGGCAGTCGAAGAAAGTGCTGGTGATCGGTGCGGAAACACTGACCCGCATGGTCGACTGGACGGATCGCCAGACCTGCGTGTTGTTCGGCGACGGCGCCGGCGCGGTGGTGCTGGAAGCCTCCAGCGAGCCAGGCATCTACGCCACCTGCCTGCATGCCGATGGCGGCCACAAGGAATTGTTGTACAACCCGGTGGGTGTCTCCGTGGGTTTCAAGGACGAGCCCAACCACGGTGTGCGCATCCACATGGCGGGGCGTGAAGTTTTCAAGGTTGCTGTTAAGACGCTGGATTCGCTGGTTGAGGAAACGTTGTCGGCGGCTGGCATGAACGAGTCACAGATCGACTGGCTGATTCCGCATCAGGCGAACTTGCGCATCATCGAAGCGACCGCCAAACGGCTCAACATGTCAATGGAGCGGGTGATCGTGACGGTCGACAAGCACGCGAATACGTCGTCCGGTTCGGTGCCCCTGGCGCTGGATTACGCGGTGCGCTCCGGCAAGGCGCAGCGTGGACAGAATCTGCTGCTGGAAGCGTTCGGTGGTGGCTTTACCTGGGCCTCGGCGCTGCTGCGTTACTGA